From the genome of Quercus lobata isolate SW786 unplaced genomic scaffold, ValleyOak3.0 Primary Assembly Scq3eQI_284, whole genome shotgun sequence:
AAACCCCAGCGGCGTAAGGGTGGGCAACTTCGTCGTACGGCACGTATGGCCAGAGCTCGGCCTTCTTGCCCGTTCGATGTTGGACACGTGACACTACCTTCGCTGGTTCAACGTATCCAACGACTGTTAGCTTGTGGGCTTTGCGCTGTATGTCCACTTGCTTCACACCCTTCATTCCCTCCACTGCCTTTCTTACCCTCCTCTCGCATCCTTCACAGTCTATTTTTACCTTGATCTCCACCGTCTGATCGTATCACAAAACCAAAATCATCAATCAGTTCAAACGTTGCAAAATTTTATTGGGGCTTATTTTTAGTGTACAAATGCAAAGAAAATTGAAGTTAGTTCAATTAGAAATTTATggcttcaaattttttttttttgagataatttatcacttcaattttaaaatccattgtgaaaaaatttgataatttggtcAGATATTTTTAGTATAGTTGAttatgttgtgaaaatacgtatgaATTAAAATGTTatgtgtttaaatattgaaaaaataaaaattttaaattgacatattcatttgtttataaacaatttattaaaagcTCAAAAATCCATCTTTCACCAAATCATTTTTTGACCAAATTTCAGCAAATAGGCAATAAGTAATAACAAAAAACTAAATCGAACAGCAAACCCATTATCAACTTAATTTGTAAATCTCTTATAATTTAAAGTTTAGCATTTCTTTAAAATGTTGTGTTTTTAAGCTGCTGTTATggatagataaaaaaaataatttaagttttgaatttaaattaaaaccaatattttaaataatgtaaaaaaaacctaaaacttttattgattgtattataaataaattaaaataaaataaataacataataaattagctttttaaaataaatattttaaaataaaggtgAAAAGAAAAGGTCATCAATTAGGTGGGCCTAACACTCAAAAGAGCATCATTGTAGTTTTGGACTATTATGGGTATATTCCAGAAAGACACCTTAACCAGTTACACGTTACACAGCCTGGTTTTCAGGTGAGAGCTGAGCACATTAA
Proteins encoded in this window:
- the LOC115973580 gene encoding heavy metal-associated isoprenylated plant protein 26-like produces the protein MGALDHFSHLFDCSTSSSKLHKRKQLQTVEIKVKIDCEGCERRVRKAVEGMKGVKQVDIQRKAHKLTVVGYVEPAKVVSRVQHRTGKKAELWPYVPYDEVAHPYAAGVYDRRAPAGYVRNPDQQVSQLARASSLEVRYTTAFSDENPTACSIM